In Halopelagius longus, a genomic segment contains:
- a CDS encoding MarR family transcriptional regulator, with product MTILYAFKSSPLRPVVDGTPTSRDSSKLVEILAKRFEVLRALKDNPTTQTELSERMDISRPTVHRIIETFEEQRLVQRRESDYELTEFGREVCESHSEYVERIDNLSRLETIKRELGDELSFDSPILEGAEVRLNDPYTVDSPGCKNRQVIENAVKVCTVLDGVMFDYLDTHRTETNNEAVIMVLSDNITDSVLNTYEEPARDLLRTDYFELYRTSEPFHSRSPSPRRPIRRGRFCSATPKEALRNNCSPRFRPRRAVGRPPASRRRSERKSLTLSCLEATEARVRNGCRRLVDAPRCSM from the coding sequence ATGACAATATTGTATGCGTTCAAATCATCACCCTTGCGTCCGGTAGTAGATGGTACGCCGACCTCCCGTGATTCTTCGAAGCTAGTCGAGATTCTCGCCAAACGCTTCGAAGTGTTGAGGGCGTTGAAGGATAATCCGACGACTCAGACGGAACTGAGCGAACGGATGGACATCTCGCGTCCGACCGTCCATCGGATTATCGAAACGTTCGAGGAGCAGCGGTTGGTGCAACGACGCGAGAGTGACTACGAACTGACGGAGTTCGGTCGAGAGGTCTGCGAGAGCCACAGCGAATACGTAGAGCGAATCGACAACCTCTCTCGACTGGAAACGATAAAACGCGAATTAGGCGACGAACTCTCGTTCGACTCCCCGATCTTGGAGGGTGCGGAGGTGCGTTTGAACGACCCATACACGGTAGACTCTCCGGGATGCAAGAACCGGCAAGTCATCGAAAACGCGGTCAAAGTCTGCACCGTCCTCGATGGAGTCATGTTCGATTACCTCGACACGCACAGAACCGAGACGAACAACGAGGCGGTGATAATGGTCTTATCAGACAATATTACGGATTCTGTTTTAAATACGTACGAGGAACCAGCGCGGGACCTCCTCCGGACCGATTATTTCGAGTTGTACCGAACCTCCGAACCGTTCCATTCTCGGTCACCCTCGCCGAGACGGCCGATTCGTCGGGGGCGATTCTGCTCAGCCACTCCGAAGGAAGCGCTGCGGAACAACTGTTCTCCGAGGTTTCGGCCGAGACGAGCAGTTGGACGACCGCCAGCGTCTCGCCGACGTTCGGAACGGAAGTCTCTGACCCTCTCGTGTCTTGAAGCGACCGAGGCTCGGGTACGCAATGGGTGTCGCCGTCTGGTGGATGCTCCTCGGTGTTCGATGTAA
- a CDS encoding inorganic phosphate transporter → MISTLLVLGIAAAAFVGFNIGGSSTGVAWGPSIGADIIEKSTAAAFMVVFVLIGGWTVGRNVTTTLGKDIVPQSAFSIEASIVVLSFIGLGMLFANLYGVPISTSMTAVGAIAGLGLATNSLDWSIMREIIMWWLLAPIIGFWCGGVVGRYLYPRLSRSFEVRRSGGPLLTVETDGTLPTPRFGPGTSRREFVSTGTAFVIACYMSFSAGASNVANAVAPLVGGGVIGSSRAVLLGTAAIGVGAFTIARRTMESVGNGLTDLPLFAATVVMLIAASITAVASWLGNPISLALSTVMTIVGLGWGRASRTETAREIVRGDADGEASTDAVPVEASDEANSAGREAVGDARNAGELFDPSAVIRFVGFWIAGPSAATVLSYLTFAFVPILSG, encoded by the coding sequence ATGATCTCGACACTATTAGTTCTCGGCATCGCGGCCGCGGCGTTCGTCGGGTTCAACATAGGCGGCTCTTCCACCGGCGTCGCGTGGGGGCCGTCTATCGGTGCGGACATCATCGAGAAGAGCACCGCCGCGGCGTTCATGGTGGTCTTCGTTCTGATCGGCGGATGGACGGTCGGTCGGAACGTGACGACGACGCTCGGGAAAGATATCGTTCCGCAGTCCGCGTTCTCCATCGAGGCGAGCATCGTCGTTCTGTCGTTCATCGGCCTCGGGATGTTGTTCGCCAACCTCTACGGAGTTCCTATCTCGACGTCGATGACCGCGGTCGGGGCCATCGCGGGACTCGGACTCGCCACGAACTCGCTCGATTGGTCGATCATGCGGGAGATCATCATGTGGTGGCTCCTCGCGCCGATAATCGGCTTTTGGTGCGGCGGCGTCGTCGGCCGGTATCTGTATCCGCGGTTGAGCCGTTCCTTCGAGGTTCGCCGGTCGGGCGGACCGTTACTCACGGTGGAGACGGACGGAACTCTCCCGACCCCGAGGTTCGGACCCGGTACCTCGCGTCGAGAGTTCGTGAGTACGGGAACCGCGTTCGTCATCGCCTGTTATATGTCGTTTAGCGCCGGTGCCAGCAACGTCGCGAACGCCGTCGCTCCGTTGGTCGGCGGGGGCGTGATAGGTTCGAGTCGGGCCGTACTCCTCGGAACGGCGGCTATCGGGGTGGGCGCGTTCACCATCGCGCGCCGGACGATGGAGTCGGTGGGGAACGGGCTGACCGACCTCCCGCTCTTTGCGGCTACGGTCGTGATGCTCATCGCCGCCAGCATCACGGCCGTCGCATCGTGGTTGGGGAACCCGATCAGCCTGGCGCTCTCGACGGTCATGACCATCGTCGGTCTGGGGTGGGGACGCGCCTCCCGGACGGAGACAGCCAGAGAGATTGTGAGAGGGGATGCCGACGGAGAGGCGTCCACCGACGCGGTGCCCGTCGAGGCGAGCGACGAAGCGAACTCGGCCGGACGGGAGGCGGTCGGTGATGCCCGAAACGCGGGCGAACTGTTCGACCCCTCAGCCGTGATACGATTCGTGGGGTTCTGGATAGCCGGCCCGTCCGCCGCGACGGTGTTATCGTACCTGACGTTCGCCTTCGTCCCGATTCTGAGCGGTTGA
- the gfo6 gene encoding D-xylose 1-dehydrogenase Gfo6: MEFDLDSFSARDWESPTDADPIRFAMVGLGWWTREQAIPAVENADYCTTTVLVSSDTEKADEVAADLEGIEETLTYEAYADGAATDAYDAVYVCTPNGLHRDHVEAAATHDKAVLCEKPLEATVEDARASVDTCQEADVPLMVAYRLQTEPAVRRARELIRDGAIGDVVSILGHMSDTILDAVDETSWRFDPDLAGGTTLNDIGIYPLNTIRFVLEEDPQAVYARTESEQPAYEGTDEHAAFQLEFPDGKLASCTVTHSATVTSSLRFVGTEGELSIEGLFFPNTQKVLRVSGPDIEGEYRPEPVDQMREEFDYFANRLQRGLDIEPDGEHGMVDMRAIRALYDSAEQGRRVELDL; encoded by the coding sequence ATGGAGTTCGATCTCGACAGCTTCAGTGCTCGCGACTGGGAAAGCCCCACGGACGCCGATCCGATTCGATTCGCCATGGTCGGACTCGGGTGGTGGACGCGCGAGCAAGCGATCCCCGCCGTCGAAAACGCGGACTACTGCACGACGACGGTCTTGGTCAGTTCCGATACGGAAAAGGCCGACGAGGTCGCGGCTGACCTCGAAGGTATCGAGGAGACTCTCACCTACGAAGCGTACGCCGACGGCGCGGCGACCGACGCCTACGACGCGGTGTACGTCTGTACGCCGAACGGTCTCCATCGCGACCACGTCGAAGCCGCAGCGACGCACGACAAGGCGGTTCTCTGCGAGAAGCCCTTGGAAGCGACCGTCGAGGACGCCCGGGCGTCTGTCGACACCTGCCAGGAGGCAGATGTTCCGCTGATGGTCGCTTACCGACTCCAGACCGAACCGGCGGTCCGCCGCGCGCGAGAACTGATCCGAGACGGCGCCATCGGAGACGTTGTTTCGATACTCGGGCACATGTCGGATACGATCCTCGACGCCGTCGACGAAACGAGTTGGCGGTTCGACCCCGACCTTGCCGGGGGGACGACGCTCAACGATATCGGGATCTACCCGCTGAATACGATCCGGTTCGTTCTGGAGGAGGACCCCCAGGCGGTGTACGCCCGGACGGAGTCCGAACAACCGGCCTACGAGGGAACCGACGAGCACGCGGCGTTCCAGCTAGAGTTCCCCGACGGCAAACTCGCCTCGTGTACGGTTACGCACAGCGCGACGGTAACCTCGAGCCTCCGATTCGTCGGTACCGAAGGCGAACTGAGCATCGAGGGGCTGTTCTTCCCGAACACTCAGAAGGTGCTCAGGGTGTCCGGACCGGACATCGAGGGCGAGTACCGGCCGGAACCGGTCGACCAGATGCGCGAGGAGTTCGATTACTTCGCCAACCGCCTCCAGCGTGGTCTCGACATCGAACCCGACGGCGAACACGGGATGGTCGACATGCGCGCTATCCGCGCCCTCTACGACTCCGCCGAGCAGGGACGACGCGTCGAACTCGATCTGTGA
- a CDS encoding Nramp family divalent metal transporter, with protein sequence MAASDTHDGTDGGDEPKWSLIGPGLLVAATGVGAGDLVAALVAGSRYGLNFVWAIVLGVAVKFALNEGVGRYHLVSGETLLEGIDSLGRWATGFFGGYTVIWGFVYGAAVAASCSLAANALFPSIPFWVYVVAHPIAGCVLVLLNRYETFESIITAFVALMFVSVIGSAVLVLPQLGDIVATGIPALPEGSVVYALGLVGGAGGTITMASYGYWLAEKDWNSPRHITTMRLDASSAYVITGIFSIALIVMSAALLYGTSASVSGEEGLIVLASNLGNELHPLLRTGFLVGFWAASFTSLLGVWHGVSYLFADFVETVTEDTIKPTDESELGETKWYKLYVLWLTFPPMLLYFFGRPVFLIVLYGALGAVIMPFLAVVLLLLLNSDAVSPGRWNHWLSNSMLVLSALIFLVLMVVQISQLLSGG encoded by the coding sequence ATGGCAGCGAGCGACACGCACGACGGAACCGACGGAGGGGACGAACCGAAGTGGTCGCTTATCGGACCGGGACTGCTCGTCGCTGCCACCGGCGTCGGCGCGGGCGATTTGGTCGCCGCCCTCGTCGCCGGCAGCAGGTACGGACTGAACTTCGTGTGGGCCATCGTGCTCGGCGTGGCCGTCAAGTTCGCGCTGAACGAAGGGGTGGGGCGGTACCACCTCGTAAGCGGGGAGACCCTCCTCGAGGGTATCGACTCGTTGGGCCGGTGGGCGACGGGGTTCTTCGGCGGCTACACGGTCATCTGGGGGTTCGTTTACGGCGCGGCCGTCGCCGCCTCCTGTTCGCTGGCTGCGAACGCGCTGTTTCCGAGCATCCCATTCTGGGTGTACGTCGTCGCCCACCCCATCGCCGGGTGCGTGCTGGTGCTGTTGAACCGCTACGAGACGTTCGAGAGCATCATCACCGCCTTCGTCGCGCTCATGTTCGTGAGCGTCATCGGTTCGGCGGTGCTGGTCCTCCCGCAACTCGGCGACATCGTGGCCACGGGAATCCCCGCGCTCCCGGAGGGGTCGGTCGTCTACGCCCTCGGACTCGTCGGCGGTGCCGGCGGAACCATCACGATGGCGTCGTACGGCTACTGGCTCGCCGAGAAGGACTGGAACAGTCCGCGCCACATCACCACGATGCGGCTCGACGCCTCCTCGGCGTACGTCATCACGGGAATATTCTCCATCGCGCTGATCGTGATGAGCGCGGCGCTCCTGTACGGGACGAGCGCGTCCGTCTCCGGGGAGGAGGGACTCATCGTCCTCGCGAGCAACCTCGGCAACGAGCTACACCCGCTCCTGCGAACGGGGTTCCTCGTCGGCTTCTGGGCCGCCTCGTTCACCTCCCTGCTCGGCGTCTGGCACGGCGTCTCCTACCTGTTCGCCGACTTCGTCGAGACGGTGACCGAGGACACCATCAAGCCGACGGACGAGTCGGAACTCGGCGAGACGAAGTGGTACAAACTCTACGTGCTCTGGCTGACGTTCCCGCCGATGCTCCTGTACTTCTTCGGACGGCCGGTGTTCCTCATCGTGCTGTACGGCGCCCTCGGGGCGGTGATCATGCCGTTCCTCGCCGTCGTCCTCCTGTTGCTCCTCAACTCCGATGCGGTCAGCCCGGGACGGTGGAACCACTGGCTCTCGAACTCGATGCTCGTCCTCAGTGCGCTCATCTTCCTCGTGCTGATGGTGGTTCAGATCTCCCAACTCCTCTCCGGCGGGTAG